In Janthinobacterium sp. J1-1, a single genomic region encodes these proteins:
- a CDS encoding cation:proton antiporter, producing MQSLLAIAADLSWPFAITVAWVIGEFGHRWTGLPRISFYGVIGFILAQAQVGILPQTDAGPMLVLADVAFGLILFEVGYRINLRWLKNNPWIAVAGLVEALGTFAIVYFIALEFDTSRMTALLLASLSMSTSPATIMRVINEERSSGQVTERLVHLTALNCVLAVFTFNIIVGFWMFHSSTDLIEATSSSAAVLAASVAAGTVFGIVVPAMLRRLGNMAQDATVAFALSVMLLVALTYTTSLSPLLATLTFGLVARHRRVAFSQAQRNFGALGELLTVLLFVYAASTLEWSSVTAGAALAGAVIAGRLLTKVVGVAAFSHVSGISWRKGILTGVALTPVSVFIILLLEHARQLGVNFGDELNALAAITLMLELLGPVLVQRVLMLAKETHEIKER from the coding sequence ATGCAAAGTCTTCTCGCTATCGCCGCCGACCTGTCCTGGCCGTTCGCCATCACGGTGGCCTGGGTCATCGGCGAATTCGGCCACCGCTGGACCGGCCTGCCGCGCATCAGCTTTTATGGCGTGATCGGCTTTATCCTGGCCCAGGCGCAGGTCGGCATCCTGCCACAGACGGACGCCGGCCCGATGCTGGTGCTGGCCGACGTGGCCTTTGGCCTGATCCTGTTCGAGGTCGGCTACCGCATCAATTTGCGCTGGCTGAAGAACAATCCCTGGATCGCCGTGGCCGGCCTGGTCGAAGCGCTGGGCACCTTCGCCATTGTGTATTTCATCGCGCTCGAATTCGACACCTCGCGCATGACGGCGCTGCTGCTGGCGTCCCTGTCGATGTCGACCTCGCCGGCCACCATCATGCGCGTCATCAATGAAGAACGCAGCTCGGGCCAGGTGACGGAGCGCCTGGTGCACCTGACGGCGCTCAACTGCGTGCTGGCCGTGTTCACCTTCAATATCATCGTCGGCTTCTGGATGTTCCACAGCTCGACCGACCTGATCGAGGCGACCAGCAGCAGCGCCGCCGTGCTGGCCGCCTCGGTGGCCGCCGGCACCGTGTTCGGCATCGTGGTGCCGGCCATGCTGCGCCGCCTGGGCAATATGGCGCAGGACGCCACCGTGGCGTTTGCCTTGTCCGTGATGCTGCTGGTCGCGCTGACCTACACCACCAGCCTGTCGCCGCTGCTGGCCACCCTCACCTTCGGCCTGGTGGCGCGCCACCGCCGCGTGGCCTTCAGCCAGGCGCAGCGCAATTTCGGCGCGCTGGGCGAACTGCTGACCGTGCTGCTGTTTGTGTACGCCGCCTCGACCCTGGAATGGTCCAGCGTGACGGCCGGCGCGGCGCTGGCCGGCGCCGTGATCGCAGGCCGCCTGCTGACCAAGGTGGTGGGCGTGGCGGCGTTCTCGCATGTCAGCGGCATCTCGTGGCGCAAGGGCATCCTGACCGGCGTGGCGCTGACACCCGTCTCCGTCTTCATCATCCTGCTGCTGGAACACGCACGCCAGCTGGGCGTGAACTTCGGCGACGAATTGAATGCGCTGGCCGCCATCACGCTGATGCTCGAACTGCTCGGCCCCGTGCTGGTGCAGCGCGTGCTGATGCTGGCAAAAGAAACCCATGAAATCAAGGAGCGCTAA
- a CDS encoding YbdK family carboxylate-amine ligase, with the protein MPLEPFGQSAALTFGVELELQLVNLSDYDLTAASPDLLHLLGKKPFPGNVTPEITESMIEINSSVHTHHEPLLAQLQEIRDTLITAGDKLNIGIAGGGTHPFQQWSSQKIFSKARFQEISELYGYLAKQFTIFGQHVHIGCASGDDAMFLLHSLNRYIPHFIALSASSPYVQGRDTLFDSARLNSVFAFPMSGRAPFTLSWDQFSNEYFAKMENTGIIKSMKDFYWDIRPKPEFGTIELRVCDTPLTVERAAALAAYLQALCRYLLERKETPPVEDDYLVYNYNRFQACRFGLDGAITHPKTYETMSLREDIMTTLRKMEPHGEALGSTQALKHLSDVAKQWSDAQYLRKQYNLQGSAEGMVDSAIRCFRGEPMNY; encoded by the coding sequence ATGCCGCTGGAACCCTTTGGCCAATCGGCCGCGCTGACCTTCGGCGTCGAACTCGAACTGCAACTGGTCAACCTGTCGGATTACGACCTGACGGCGGCCAGCCCCGACCTGCTGCATTTGCTGGGAAAAAAACCGTTTCCCGGCAATGTGACGCCCGAAATCACCGAAAGCATGATCGAGATTAATTCGAGCGTGCACACCCACCATGAACCGCTGCTGGCGCAGCTGCAGGAAATCCGCGACACCCTGATCACGGCCGGCGACAAGCTCAATATCGGCATCGCCGGCGGCGGCACCCACCCGTTCCAGCAATGGTCGTCGCAAAAGATCTTTTCCAAGGCGCGCTTCCAGGAGATCTCGGAACTGTACGGCTACCTGGCCAAGCAGTTCACCATCTTCGGCCAGCACGTGCATATCGGCTGCGCCTCGGGCGACGACGCCATGTTTTTGCTGCACTCGCTGAACCGCTATATCCCCCACTTCATTGCCCTGTCGGCGTCTTCGCCCTATGTGCAGGGACGCGACACGCTGTTCGATTCGGCCCGTCTGAATTCCGTGTTCGCGTTTCCGATGAGCGGACGCGCGCCGTTCACCTTGAGCTGGGACCAGTTCTCGAACGAGTATTTCGCCAAGATGGAAAACACCGGCATCATCAAAAGCATGAAGGATTTTTACTGGGACATCCGCCCCAAGCCGGAATTCGGCACCATCGAACTGCGCGTGTGCGACACGCCTTTGACGGTGGAACGCGCGGCCGCGCTGGCTGCCTACCTGCAGGCGCTGTGCCGCTACCTGCTGGAACGCAAAGAAACGCCGCCGGTGGAAGACGATTACCTGGTGTACAACTACAACCGCTTCCAGGCCTGCCGCTTCGGCCTGGACGGCGCCATCACGCACCCGAAGACCTACGAGACCATGTCGCTGCGCGAAGACATCATGACCACCCTGCGCAAGATGGAACCGCACGGTGAAGCGCTGGGCAGCACGCAGGCCTTGAAACACCTGTCCGATGTGGCCAAGCAATGGAGCGACGCGCAGTA